In the genome of Candidatus Moraniibacteriota bacterium, one region contains:
- a CDS encoding ATP-binding protein — protein MVFQRKQSIPSSLTAHRVLVIYGPRRVGKTTLLNAYLESIRPTQTVLSVVGDDIRIRELFASENRDALLDFARPYNTIAIDEAQQVPSIGLGAKMLIDAFPEKHIILTGSSSFDLSSQIGEPLTGRHFTLTLLPLAQSEIQATHFELSGTLEQFLRYGSYPEVLIAPDSASRERILNELVSSYLYKDVLALDKIKSPDLLRDIARMIAFQIGSEVSLNEIAISVKTDIKTVARYLDLLEKMFVIRKVRGFSRNLRNEITKKAKYYFLDLGVRNAVIGRFVPLSNRDDIGALWENFVFMELAKQSGFADMADSYFFWRTHTGVEIDIIRESQDAIEAIECKWNKDARIPKTWRDAYPNSTFKTINRNNYLSQFA, from the coding sequence ATGGTTTTTCAACGAAAACAATCTATACCATCATCTCTCACGGCGCATCGAGTACTGGTCATATATGGTCCGCGCCGCGTGGGAAAGACAACACTCTTGAACGCGTACTTGGAGAGTATTCGCCCCACACAAACCGTCCTTTCGGTTGTCGGGGACGATATCCGCATCCGCGAACTTTTTGCCTCCGAAAATCGAGATGCGCTCCTTGATTTTGCACGACCATACAACACCATTGCCATTGACGAAGCCCAGCAGGTTCCCAGTATCGGTCTCGGCGCGAAAATGCTCATTGACGCCTTCCCGGAAAAACACATTATTTTGACCGGATCGTCATCATTTGATCTCTCATCGCAGATTGGCGAACCATTGACCGGTCGCCACTTTACCCTGACGCTTCTCCCATTGGCACAGTCCGAAATACAAGCAACACACTTCGAGCTGTCCGGCACACTCGAGCAATTTCTCCGGTACGGTTCCTATCCCGAGGTGTTGATTGCACCCGATTCCGCCTCGCGAGAACGGATCTTGAACGAACTCGTTTCATCGTATCTCTACAAGGACGTACTCGCGCTCGACAAAATCAAATCTCCGGACCTCTTGCGCGACATCGCCCGCATGATCGCTTTTCAAATCGGATCAGAAGTCTCGCTCAATGAGATAGCGATCTCGGTCAAAACCGATATCAAAACCGTCGCCCGATACCTTGATCTTCTCGAAAAAATGTTCGTCATCAGGAAAGTGCGAGGATTCAGCCGAAACCTTCGAAACGAAATTACCAAAAAGGCGAAATACTACTTTCTCGATCTCGGAGTGCGAAACGCCGTCATTGGTCGATTCGTTCCCCTCTCAAACCGCGACGATATCGGCGCGCTCTGGGAGAACTTCGTCTTCATGGAACTCGCCAAGCAAAGCGGCTTCGCCGACATGGCGGACAGCTACTTCTTTTGGCGAACACACACCGGCGTCGAAATTGATATCATTCGCGAATCTCAAGACGCGATCGAAGCCATAGAGTGCAAGTGGAACAAAGACGCGCGCATCCCAAAGACATGGCGCGACGCCTATCCGAACAGCACATTCAAGACCATCAATCGAAATAACTACCTCAGTCAATTTGCCTAG